The following are from one region of the Corylus avellana chromosome ca1, CavTom2PMs-1.0 genome:
- the LOC132177286 gene encoding uncharacterized protein LOC132177286 isoform X1: protein MLPVCSATPSSASHFQISLPGLRSFSPFQKDFEVIVEERGFLGLPNGTQSRGESLKAKASKSFYSSFVKSTEQSVSMDFSNSQSCQIESDSSECKFSNVWSSSMETVNEIQSSGGAEVRYVDSSTRAAVEEGFMDFTDKSPQNADILVGSVESETISTTDMMPDYPISVSDSLDMDNDPLFNTKTSIEDFLAGVSKSLSASVNKGENAVKSSVDAVNSSITSVIKSATDAVDNIVSGLFSTADQNRELAGNRLTSFSSDLKEATSKASVVAVDVLRRTIVAVEDSLTNGASFIVYSYGSAKELLPPDIRDTLNLSEEKAIEILSPVKTAFPQVFSAIEGLERSIGLDPNDPVVPFVLFLGTSTTLWVFYWAWTYSGYSGDLSPKSTLEFLTGKENALLIDIRPEVLRERDGIPDLRRAARFRYASVTLPEVDASVRKLLKGGRDLDDTLVAAVIRNLKIFQDRSRVIVMDADGTRAKGIARSLRKLGVEKPYLVQGGFQSWVNQGLRSKELKPETTLTVLNEDAEAILEEISPSPLQVLGFGVGFIAALYALLEWEKTLQIIGIVGLGQTIFRRVASYEESEDFKQDVRLLLAPVTFGAQAFAWAAGKLETNGIGLPTSPSSTDVQNRVLQAAAKHESQPPDTEGVQDPSPEGVQDAAPQPTIPLDEKVDLSEA from the exons ATGTTGCCTGTTTGCTCGGCCACCCCAAGCTCTGCTTCTCATTTTCAG ATTTCATTACCTGGATTGCGATCCTTTTCCCCATTTCAGAAGGATTTTGAGGTCATTGTGGAAGAAAGGGGTTTTTTAGGATTGCCAAATGGAACTCAATCCCGAGGAGAATCCCTTAAAGCAAAAGCTTCAAAGTCTTTCTACTCTAGTTTTGTTAAGAGCACCGAACAATCGGTCTCCATGGATTTCTCTAACAGTCAGTCCTGTCAAATTGAATCAGATTCTTCGGAATGCAAGTTTTCAAATGTTTGGAGTTCTTCAATGGAAACAGTAAATGAAATACAATCCTCAGGAGGGGCAGAAGTGAGATATGTAGATAGTTCTACCAGAGCTGCTGTGGAAGAGGGATTCATGGACTTTACGGATAAGTCACCTCAAAATGCAGATATTCTAGTTGGATCTGTAGAATCTGAAACCATATCTACTACTGATATGATGCCAGATTACCCGATTTCTGTGTCTGATTCGCTAGACATGGATAATGATCCATTGTTCAATACGAAAACAAGTATTGAGGATTTTTTGGCTGGTGTAAGTAAGTCATTGAGTGCTTCTGTAAATAAGGGAGAAAATGCCGTGAAAAGCTCTGTAGATGCAGTTAATTCATCAATTACATCTGTCATTAAAAGTGCTACTGATGCAGTGGATAATATTGTTAGTGGACTCTTTTCAACTGCTGATCAAAACAGAGAATTGGCTGGTAATAGATTGACAAGCTTTTCAAGTGATTTGAAGGAAGCCACAAGTAAAGCATCTGTTGTTGCTGTTGATGTATTGAGGCGTACAATTGTTGCAGTGGAGGATTCTTTAACAAATGGGGCTTCCTTCATTGTTTATTCGTATGGGTCCGCTAAGGAACTGCTTCCTCCGGACATCAGGGATACCCTAAATTTGTCTGAAGAGAAGGCAATAGAAATCTTGAGCCCCGTTAAGACAGCGTTTCCACAG GTTTTTAGTGCTATAGAGGGTTTGGAGAGAAGTATAGGCTTGGATCCAAATGATCCAGTTGTTCCGTTTGTTCTTTTCCTTGGAACCTCAACCACTTTATG ggttttttattGGGCGTGGACATATAGTGGGTACTCTGGGGATTTGTCTCCTAAATCAACTTTGGAGTTCTTGACTGGGAAGGAGAATGCTTTACTCATTGATATCCGGCCTGAG gtTCTAAGAGAAAGAGATGGGATTCCTGATCTTCGACGTGCGGCTCGGTTTCGCTATGCAAGTGTAACTCTACCTGAG GTTGATGCCTCTGTAAGGAAGTTGTTGAAGGGTGGAAGAGACCTTGATGACACCTTGGTTGCTGCTGTCATTCGGAATTTGAAGATTTTTCAG GACAGGTCCAGGGTCATAGTCATGGATGCTGACGGTACTCGCGCCAAAGGCATTGCAAGATCCTTGAGAAAACTTGGTGTTGAG AAACCATACTTGGTTCAAGGTGGCTTCCAGTCTTGGGTAAACCAGGGTCTCCGTAGTAAGGAGCTGAAGCCTGAGACAACGCTTACTGTACTCAACGAG GATGCTGAGGCAATTCTAGAGGAAATCAGTCCTTCTCCACTGCAAGTTCTGGGGTTTGGTGTG GGTTTCATTGCGGCACTTTATGCACTACTAG AGTGGGAGAAGACATTACAAATTATTGGCATTGTTGGCCTCGGTCAG ACCATCTTTCGGCGGGTAGCTTCATACGAGGAGTCTGAAGATTTTAAGCAAGATGTGAG GCTCTTGCTTGCTCCTGTTACATTTGGAGCTCAGGCATTTGCATGGGCTGCTGGAAAATTGGAAACAAACGGCATTGGACTACCAACATCACCTTCATCCACAGATGTTCAGAACCGGGTCTTGCAGGCTGCTGCAAAGCATGAATCTCAACCACCTGATACCGAAGGTGTCCAAGACCCGTCTCCTGAAGGTGTCCAAGATGCAGCTCCTCAACCAACTATTCCTCTTGATGAGAAAGTCGATCTTTCGGAAGCATAA
- the LOC132177286 gene encoding calcium sensing receptor, chloroplastic isoform X2 yields METVNEIQSSGGAEVRYVDSSTRAAVEEGFMDFTDKSPQNADILVGSVESETISTTDMMPDYPISVSDSLDMDNDPLFNTKTSIEDFLAGVSKSLSASVNKGENAVKSSVDAVNSSITSVIKSATDAVDNIVSGLFSTADQNRELAGNRLTSFSSDLKEATSKASVVAVDVLRRTIVAVEDSLTNGASFIVYSYGSAKELLPPDIRDTLNLSEEKAIEILSPVKTAFPQVFSAIEGLERSIGLDPNDPVVPFVLFLGTSTTLWVFYWAWTYSGYSGDLSPKSTLEFLTGKENALLIDIRPEVLRERDGIPDLRRAARFRYASVTLPEVDASVRKLLKGGRDLDDTLVAAVIRNLKIFQDRSRVIVMDADGTRAKGIARSLRKLGVEKPYLVQGGFQSWVNQGLRSKELKPETTLTVLNEDAEAILEEISPSPLQVLGFGVGFIAALYALLEWEKTLQIIGIVGLGQTIFRRVASYEESEDFKQDVRLLLAPVTFGAQAFAWAAGKLETNGIGLPTSPSSTDVQNRVLQAAAKHESQPPDTEGVQDPSPEGVQDAAPQPTIPLDEKVDLSEA; encoded by the exons ATGGAAACAGTAAATGAAATACAATCCTCAGGAGGGGCAGAAGTGAGATATGTAGATAGTTCTACCAGAGCTGCTGTGGAAGAGGGATTCATGGACTTTACGGATAAGTCACCTCAAAATGCAGATATTCTAGTTGGATCTGTAGAATCTGAAACCATATCTACTACTGATATGATGCCAGATTACCCGATTTCTGTGTCTGATTCGCTAGACATGGATAATGATCCATTGTTCAATACGAAAACAAGTATTGAGGATTTTTTGGCTGGTGTAAGTAAGTCATTGAGTGCTTCTGTAAATAAGGGAGAAAATGCCGTGAAAAGCTCTGTAGATGCAGTTAATTCATCAATTACATCTGTCATTAAAAGTGCTACTGATGCAGTGGATAATATTGTTAGTGGACTCTTTTCAACTGCTGATCAAAACAGAGAATTGGCTGGTAATAGATTGACAAGCTTTTCAAGTGATTTGAAGGAAGCCACAAGTAAAGCATCTGTTGTTGCTGTTGATGTATTGAGGCGTACAATTGTTGCAGTGGAGGATTCTTTAACAAATGGGGCTTCCTTCATTGTTTATTCGTATGGGTCCGCTAAGGAACTGCTTCCTCCGGACATCAGGGATACCCTAAATTTGTCTGAAGAGAAGGCAATAGAAATCTTGAGCCCCGTTAAGACAGCGTTTCCACAG GTTTTTAGTGCTATAGAGGGTTTGGAGAGAAGTATAGGCTTGGATCCAAATGATCCAGTTGTTCCGTTTGTTCTTTTCCTTGGAACCTCAACCACTTTATG ggttttttattGGGCGTGGACATATAGTGGGTACTCTGGGGATTTGTCTCCTAAATCAACTTTGGAGTTCTTGACTGGGAAGGAGAATGCTTTACTCATTGATATCCGGCCTGAG gtTCTAAGAGAAAGAGATGGGATTCCTGATCTTCGACGTGCGGCTCGGTTTCGCTATGCAAGTGTAACTCTACCTGAG GTTGATGCCTCTGTAAGGAAGTTGTTGAAGGGTGGAAGAGACCTTGATGACACCTTGGTTGCTGCTGTCATTCGGAATTTGAAGATTTTTCAG GACAGGTCCAGGGTCATAGTCATGGATGCTGACGGTACTCGCGCCAAAGGCATTGCAAGATCCTTGAGAAAACTTGGTGTTGAG AAACCATACTTGGTTCAAGGTGGCTTCCAGTCTTGGGTAAACCAGGGTCTCCGTAGTAAGGAGCTGAAGCCTGAGACAACGCTTACTGTACTCAACGAG GATGCTGAGGCAATTCTAGAGGAAATCAGTCCTTCTCCACTGCAAGTTCTGGGGTTTGGTGTG GGTTTCATTGCGGCACTTTATGCACTACTAG AGTGGGAGAAGACATTACAAATTATTGGCATTGTTGGCCTCGGTCAG ACCATCTTTCGGCGGGTAGCTTCATACGAGGAGTCTGAAGATTTTAAGCAAGATGTGAG GCTCTTGCTTGCTCCTGTTACATTTGGAGCTCAGGCATTTGCATGGGCTGCTGGAAAATTGGAAACAAACGGCATTGGACTACCAACATCACCTTCATCCACAGATGTTCAGAACCGGGTCTTGCAGGCTGCTGCAAAGCATGAATCTCAACCACCTGATACCGAAGGTGTCCAAGACCCGTCTCCTGAAGGTGTCCAAGATGCAGCTCCTCAACCAACTATTCCTCTTGATGAGAAAGTCGATCTTTCGGAAGCATAA